The DNA window ACGTGGACATCCTCCAACATTTGCTTTGCTTCAGCTGAACATCTATTTACATAATCTTGTGTTTCATTCTTTATCATGTTTAGTTCAGCTTCTATCTGGTGGATAATGTAACACACAGCAGAAGAACAAAAGTCAGGCAACAATTTTCACAGGGTAGATGATATCTGCTTCCAATACGCATCTAAATGATTCTGACAAAGTGCGAAAAGAATGCCAGAAAATATAGAGAAACTAAATCAACTGTAGATGCAAAGCATAAATTTAGTTTGTGATTAATACAGTGAAGTTAAGAGTAAATATTGCGGCAAAAAGatggattaaaaaaaaacaaatattttaaacagCTGAATTAAATTCCCAAGAacagaaaaacaacaaaaccaTAAAGTTACAAGTATGATAAGTCATTGCTGTGGAAACATAGGTAAAATGTATAAGCTTCAGTAAAGACCCTGGACCAACTCCTGCATTCCAAAAGCAGTGCAGCATGCTGCCACcatcatttaaattaaatttacacccaTTCATTATTGCATTTTGTTAATAGTAAAACTTTCCAGTAGAAGAACATCAAGTTCACAATTATCTTTGGTTAATCTACGCAGACGAAAATCAAAATCTCCCTCTAGAAGGTTGAAACTTAAAGTGACAGCATAGTAGACACTGGTATCTGTGACAGGCTAAAAGTATAGAATCAACATTAATAAAATTCTGAGCATGATGATGCACTTACTTTATCAATCTGTGACTGCACTGTTGCaacattatttcttttttcctcAAGCCCAGAAGCATTTTCATTGGACATTTGCTGATAGGAAATTAACTCTTCCCATCTCCCCATAGAAATCTTCTTAATGTCCTCGGTGTACGAGTTAAGTGCAGGCTTCAGACTCAATTTACGGTCAAAACCCATAATCTCAGCAGCCTAGTTCCCTTGGCATTCAACTGATACTGAATATCATCACCGATCTTCAACCTAGAAACACCAGCAAGAAGGATTAGATGCGCAGACTTGACTGTAAAGATAGACAACAAACACACCCTCTATCTAATACAAACAAGATCAATAGAATTTGCTTCATTTTAACCAAACAGTCAATAATCTATGGATATTATTAATGGAGCACAATTCAACCTCCTCAGCTCTTGGTTGCAATCCAAAGCAAGCGCCTCAAGGTCCTTGAACTTGTGAGAAAGACTATTCTCCAGTTCCCAGTACTTGTCCTCCCAAACATTCCTGGCAAGCTCGCGCTCCTCGATCTCCCTCTCCAAAGCCTGCAACTTCCTCTTCATCCTCTCCACGTCCCTGGCATTCACAGGCTGCGCCTCCACCGTCCTCCTCAGTTCCTTGTTCTCCTCGCAAACCCTATGGTTCTCCCGCTCCTTCGCCTCCAGAACCTTCTCCTTCTCTGCCAGCACCTTCACCATCTCCTCAATCTTCCTCCCAACATCCTCAATCAGAAGATTAAACTTCTTCACATCTTCCTCTAGCATGcccttgtaaaaaaaaaataacaattgaGCAATCAAACCAAACTGAATTCAAAATAGATTCAGTCAAAGTCATCTAACTACCTTAGTCTTCTCCAGCTCGTCCTTCTTTACGGCATGCAACCTCAGCTTCTCCAAGTCATCCCTCAAACTCTTGAGTTCATTGTTGGCAGCCTCGAGCTTCTCCTCGGCGAGGGCCTTCTGCTGGTTGAGCTTGTCCATGATGTCGATTTCGAGTTCTTCAACCACATCATCATGGCCCTTAATGTAGTTAAGATAGGAATTGAGGGTGTACTGGTGGACAAGGTTGACCTGGACGAGGGACAAGACTGTATTGGAGGTGGATTCGGAGATGTGAGAGCCGAAGGAGGCGATCTGAACGAGCCAGTGAATGAGTGCGAGCAAGTGATGCCAATGGTGAGGGTCGGGGGATTTGAGGATGGATTTTTGGATCGTGAAAGGGTAATTGAGGCGCTTCAGGAGAGGGGGAAGATCCTCTTCGAGCTTCGACACAGGGTACTCGATCGATCTCAGAAGCAATTTTAGGGTATCGTGGATGTCGTTGGAAGGTGGGGTTCCGCTGGATTTGAAGATGATGGAACAGTTCCGCGTCTTCGGGAACTTGTTTAGGGCGGAAATCACCGATTTCTGCAAGCGGCGCTCCTTGTAGTCCTCGATCCTCTTGCACCCCGCGCCGCCGGAGGAAGAACGGCGGCTGCTTGCCAAACTGGCGTCAGAGTCGCGGGGGAACTGATGGCGCTGATGGGAATCCGGCGGAATGAATGAGTCCCTGGGTTGTCGGCGGTGTCCGGCGCCGAATCTCATATCTGCTGTTAACCGTGATTCGAATTGGAGAACagttcaattttgaaaagaaatcaGTTACTTTTCTCAAATTTCTGGGAGAGTTCCCGCTCAAAGTGGCCCTCATATTATGTTTCCTGGAGAGGAAAGTGTACATGGGCCACTCAGTttatttcaaaatgaaaaaaaaaaattcaaaactctaCCATATTATAAaccatagttgtcagaaccgaacCGGTGATCAACCGATTAAGCTACTGGGTTACTGGGTCATTGGTTCAATCGGTGGAtcactggttgaaccggttAACCCGGtcctatgtaaataaaaaataaaaaatagtaaaaaatttaaagttaaaatttaaaatatatatttttactaacattttaagaatattcagctattttaattttcaacgGTTCGGTTAGACCAGTTTACCGAGTTTGACCGGTTTTCATCGGTTTATTTTCGGTTTCACTGATTCATACTGGTTCATTTCTTTATTCGATTTAATTAACGGACCGGACCGGTTTAATATTTGGTTCACCAATTTTTCGGTCGAACCGGCCAGTCCGGTCCGGTCAGGTCCGGTTAAGACAACACTGCAGGGGTTCGAACCCCACTTCACtcattttgcaaaattttaattaccagCGGTTCGGTTGAACCAGTTTACCGAGTTTGACCGGTTTTTATCGGTTCACTATGGGTTTGACCGATTTACACCGGTTCTCATCCTTGTGCGGTCTAATTAGCAGATCGGACCGGTTTAGGATCCGGTACGGTTTTTACAACACTGTTATAAACTGTTTATTGAGTAAATAACCATTTCTgaccatgaaagatttggacgCTAACAAAACTGACcatgaaaaattgaaactaaagttATACCCATATAAGATAAGTTTTGTTCGACAAAATTaaccaattattaaatttttgttcatAATTCTGTAAATACCCCtaactttttatcttcttttatctCTACACCCAATTTTTAACCCTAACAATTTAATTCCgctctcttctcctctgcctctacCCTCCAACCTTCTCTGCCGTCACAATCTCCTTCCACCACCACTATCGCCTCCAGCCCCCTTTCTCTCACCATCTTGTTCTTTCTCTCTCTGTCTCGGACAACACTCTCTCTATCTTGAAGGGGATCAACAACTATAATACAGAAACACAGAACCCTCTTCCCTCTCTGTCTCTCCACACAAAAATCTCACATACAAATCACATACATGGTATGCAAAGTCACTTCCTTTTTCTCTCTAGTAATATTCTCTCCAATAAAATATGccacattttcttcttcttcagtgtTCTGGGTTGTGGAGCTCTCAAAAATTAATGCTCCACTTCACATACCCTTCTCTTCTCACCATTTTCATATATCTCATAATTCAAACCCCCAATTTACCATTAAAGGATCaatcttttctgttttttggtATGTTTacttccccccttttttatatCCATCTGTTATTCGCTTATTCCTCTTTGAATTTTGAGTATATATGTTTTCGCCTCCTTTtagatttttacaaaaaaagattttttttttcaatatagcttgtgtttggattttgaAACTTTTCCAATTTAGTTTGTGAGGACTGAGGAAGGTCTTCAATAGTGtagaggaagtggttgaagaggAGGGATGAAGAAGGAAATAGAGTGGTGGTGGTGTTGAAGTTGGTGATGGTTGAAGGAAAAATGAGGTGAGGAGGATGGAGGGAACGGTGGTGATGGAATGGGATTGTGAGGACGGAGAAAGTTGGAGGGTAGAGACAGAAGAGGGAGGAGGAGGGAGTTGGATTAAATTGTTAGGGTTAGAGATTGGGTGCagagataaaaaaagataaaaagttaggGTATTTATGGAATTATGaacacaaatttaataattgggTATTTTTGTCGAACAAAACTTATCTTATATGGGTATaactttagttttaatttttcatgGTCAGTTTTATCATCGTTCAAATCTTTCATGGTCAAAAATGGTTATTTACTCCtgtttatttcaaaaatttgacatttttaattatgacataaatataataaaaattatatcttttattaatttaaaatatcatcaatttcaaacacactgcttttttttattagataattattaagattattagaatatttttatacaaagatatatttgaaacaTGGTTAAATTGTTTAACTTCTTTAACTAAATCTCCGAATATAatatgtaataatattttagctattatttttatataaacattATTTTAATCATCTTTTTGTGACAGTGTGAGTTatcactttatttatttttatataatttttgttgGATATACAACaattcatataattataatctatctagtagtttaaatttttgatataaataattttataaaaatattaaaaatataattattcatgtatAAGTATCttattaacttaaatttttataattaaaaggttaataatttaattcttattttttattaaaaaaataacaacgtattaaaatataataattcatacgatctttcttcttgttatttaaatttatgaaaaattctaaataaaaaaaaagagatagtcCTCTTTTAAGAAGACTTTATCaatagagtaaagtatcatttttgtctccAATGTTTTGGATAAGTcttaaagttgtccctaacgtttcaatcctcctatttaagtccctaacatttcaaaattgactcaatgttgtcctgccattagagatccgttaacagaattaactgcgggacaaaattgaaacaattttgaaacgttagggacttaaatagaacgaaaacgttggggacaaaaatgatacataaaaataatttttaattcaattttgtctttcaataatatcaattttttactgtacatagtattcaattattttttaattacatctaagtaaattacacttaatcacatttttttaatttcatgataactaaaaatctttaagagtaaaattataaaaaagttaatttatttagaatgaaagtaatatgattaagtgtaatttacttagatgtgattaaaaaataattgaatactgtGTATAGTAAagaattgatattattaaaggataaaattaaaatttatttctatgtatcgtttttgtccctaaggttttcgttctatttaagtccctaacgtttcaaaatcgtttcaattttgtcttgtcgtcaattctgttaactgATCCCTAACGAcaggacaacattgaatcaattttaaaacgttaaagacttaaataggacgattgaaacgttagggataactttaaaacgttggggacaaaaaacgatactttactctttatcAATATATAAAACATTGAGGATGATTTGATGAATGATGTAGGGCTTTCTAAGGGACTCTCCCTTAGCAATTGACGTGTCAACAGCTATTCTAAAACTATCAGAGAATGGTGATCTTCAAAGGATTCATGACAAATGGCTAACAAGAAGTGCTTAGCTTGTAGCTCGGAAGATGCAAAGCAAGGCATAGATAGGCCTGAGAGTTGAGACTAAGAGCTTTTGGGATCTCTCTCCTTCTTATTGGCATTGCATGTTTCATTGCTCTCTTTTGCTATCGTACTACAATGACCTACCGTTTTAGGAGGCACTACTCCAATAGTACCAACCTTGAAGtctcaccatcatcatcatcatcatcatgctctCTTCTTGTCTTAAATCATTCTTTTCATTTGTCAATGAGAGAGAAGATTATTACTGCCCAAAGTAAGAAAAGACAAGGAAAAAGTGCTCTTTTAAAATGGTAGTAGTGTGCATGTTGGAAATGACAACATCATCACCACTAGTAATTGTTAAAGCATATGCATGCACTTTTCTGAATTAAATGTATGTGTAATAAATAATATACAATAAGAGTGTTAAAAAATCAgcaaattttgtgatttataaccatcaattagttattattgatatttttaatggtgtgagattttatctaatagtataaaattactcACATTTTTTTATGCTGATTAAGTGCtgaccaaattttaataaaaatgttaaccCTTAAACTTTCTCATACAATAGTACCTATATGTTTGTGATAAGTCCAAAATGTTTACAAAATACTTTAAGTGTGTAAATGATACAAACACTACTtatcctaaaattttaaattgttaaagACTAAATAAGCTGAATAGATAAAATATCAACTATATTAAGTGTATAATAAAATCaaccataaaaattaattattaatataaaatacatgttaaaatataaatatgtattaaaaataaattaaataatatatatttatacacaaatatattagtgGTAAAGAATATGTTACACATGTATTTTATATCAtcactttaattattttattacttttcattcacccttttctttttttgaaaacGTTCGTTGATTTTTTTCGGCCCATCAAAATGGAAAAACACAAGCATGTAAAATCATTCTTTTCAAAAGATAAACAAAGTGCCTACTCCACTAGATATAAAAAGGATTCATTCAATTATTCAGCACGTATATAAATCTTATTggataaaaatctaattattggCCTAAAGTAGTGCTTTTAAGGtgcaaatatttatttataagagAAGATTATGGAAGTATGTATTATTtcatcttttgtttttcaagttATAGAAATAATTATTGTCCTCATTTTTCCCTTAAAATCACTTGTTATATATGCTTTTAGTACAAATACAAGATGATCAAAGTTTGGGTTCTTGTCATTGTGATGTTCTATAATGGTTTTCCATCAAAAGGGACAAGCAATAGTAATAATGTTACAAGGCCAAGTACAGTTAATGTTGGagcaattttatcttttaattcaaCCATTGGAGGAGTGGCTAAAATTGCAATACAAGCAGCAGTAGATGATATAAATTCCAATGCAACCATTCTCAATGGAACTAAGTTTAATATCTCAATGCAGGACACAAAATTCTCCCCCGGATTTCTAGGAATTATTGACTGTAAGTTCTTGTTAAAATCTACTCAAGCATGTTTATCTCCATGACTTTTGATTTCATCACtcgtttaaaatattattgatcattac is part of the Arachis duranensis cultivar V14167 chromosome 1, aradu.V14167.gnm2.J7QH, whole genome shotgun sequence genome and encodes:
- the LOC127745535 gene encoding kinetochore protein NDC80 homolog; the encoded protein is MRFGAGHRRQPRDSFIPPDSHQRHQFPRDSDASLASSRRSSSGGAGCKRIEDYKERRLQKSVISALNKFPKTRNCSIIFKSSGTPPSNDIHDTLKLLLRSIEYPVSKLEEDLPPLLKRLNYPFTIQKSILKSPDPHHWHHLLALIHWLVQIASFGSHISESTSNTVLSLVQVNLVHQYTLNSYLNYIKGHDDVVEELEIDIMDKLNQQKALAEEKLEAANNELKSLRDDLEKLRLHAVKKDELEKTKGMLEEDVKKFNLLIEDVGRKIEEMVKVLAEKEKVLEAKERENHRVCEENKELRRTVEAQPVNARDVERMKRKLQALEREIEERELARNVWEDKYWELENSLSHKFKDLEALALDCNQELRRLKIGDDIQYQLNAKGTRLLRLWVLTVN